AAGTTGTATCTTCTAAGGCATAAGCACCAATTAAGTATTTTTTGCTTGTTCCAAATCCGCGGAAACCTACAATGTCGCCGTTTTTTGTCAGACGAACGATTTGTTCGCGACCGTTTATTCCTGTTTTTACGGTCTTCGCTTTTCCTTTGCAAATAAAATAAAGTCCTTGCAAAGATGCTCCTTCCACAATAAATGGATCCGATTTTTTGCATATTACATGCTGTTTCTTAGCAACATAATCTGTCATCTGCTCTAAATGCAGGTGTTTCTTGATAAAACAATTTTCATTGGCGCAAGAATAACAAAGGGTTTGTTCTTCTTTCATGAGTCCTAATTTTTATCGGATTAAAAACTAATTTGTTGTTGCTCATTTTATTGCATCAAAAATAAAAAAATAAATTTAAAAAATACGTATTTATACGTAAAAATACGTATTTTTGTATACGTGATTTATTCCGTACAAAATAAATTCGATAATTAAGTATCTAAAAAAGTACGCTAATGCAAAACCAAAAAATCAAAACTACCTGTTCGTATTGTGGCGTTGGCTGTGGTATCATTGTGACCAAGGATACCAAAAACGGCGTGATGGTAGAAGGTGACAAAGATCATCCGGTAAACAAAGGAATGTTATGTTCTAAAGGAATGAATTTGCATTACGTAGCCAACGATACTTCTGACCGAATTTTATATCCTGAAATGCGTGGCAGCAAAACGTATCCGCTGGAACGCGTAAGCTGGGACACTGCCTTAGATCGCGTTGCTGCTGTTTTTTCTTCTATTATAAAAAAACACGGACCGGACAGCGTTGGTTTTTATATTTCAGGACAATGTTTAACAGAGGAATATTATCTGGTTAACAAACTTGTAAAAGGCTTTCTAAAAACCAATAATATTGATACCAATTCACGACTTTGCATGAGTTCTGCTGTTGTGGGTTATAAAAAGACTTTTGGCGAAGATTCTGTACCCATTGCTTATGATGATATTGAACTGGCAGATACTTTTTTAATTACAGGCGCAAATCCAGCTTGGTGTCATCCGATTTTATTTCGAAGACTTGAGAAACATAAAGAAAAAAATCCGAAAACAAAAATAATCTGTATTGATCCAAGAAGAACTGATACAGCCGCTTTCGCCGATTTGCATTTGCAGATTATTCCGGGTTCAGATATTATTTTATATCATGCGATTGCCAGACGTATTATCGAGAAAGGTTACATAGATCACGATTTTGTAAAAAACCACGCAGAAAACTTCAAACAATACAAAGATTTAGTTTTAGGAACTTCACTTGAAAAAGCTTCAAAACTCTGCGGAATTTCTGTAAACGATATTAAACTCGCTGCTGATATTATCGGAAAAGCAAAAGGATTTATGTCGCTTTGGGCAATGGGATTGAATCAAAGTGCTGTTGGTGTTGATAAAAATACAGCTTTACTGAATTTATCATTATTAACGGGACAAGTTGGAAAACCAGGTTCAGGCCCGTTTTCCTTAACGGGTCAGCCCAACGCGATGGGCGGACGCGAAGTAGGCGGCATGGCAACACTTTTGGCGGCACATAAAGATATTGCCAATCCTACACATCGCAAAGAAGTAGCCGATTTTTGGGGCGTTGATGAAATTTCAGACAAACCAGGATTAACGGCAACCGAAATGTTCGAAGCATTAGAATCTGGAAAAATGAAAGCCGTTTGGATTATCTGTACAAATCCGTTAGTGAGTTTACCCGATTCTAGAAGAGCCGAAAAAGCGCTTCAAAATGCTAAATTCGTTGTGGTTCAAGATATTTCCCATAATGCTGATACCGCCAAATTTGCCGATTTACTTCTTCCTGCTGCAGGTTGGTTGGAGAAAGAAGGAACGATGACCAATTCTGAACGTCGTATTTCATATTTACCAAAAGGAATTAATGCACCAGGCGAAGCGCTTCCAGATATTGAAATCTTAATTCGCTTTGCAAAAAAAATGAATTTCAACGGTTTCAATTTTAATGGTGCCGAAGAAATTTACAAAGAACACTGTGCACTAACTAAAGGCACTAACATTGATATTTCATTCTTAAATTATAATCGGTTAAAAACCGAAGGAACTTTTCAATGGCCGGTACCAGATTACAATCATCCGGGAACTCCTCGCCTTTTTACTGATAAAAAATTCTATACGTCGTCAGGAAAAGCGATTTTTAATCTGCCTGTTTCGGTTGAAAATACTTCAGTTCAGCCAAATGACGAATTCCCTTTTATTTTGACGACAGGAAGGATTCGTGACCAATGGCATACGATGACCAAAACCGGAAAAGTATCTCGATTATTAACGCATATTCCGAGTCCGGTTTTAGAAATAAATCCAATTGACGCTTTTAAAAATGACATTAAAAATGGTGATATTGTAACCGTTTCCAGTAAAAATGGCGAAGTCAGAGTAAAAGCGAAAGTAACAGATGCTATCAAAGAAAAAGTACTTTTCCTGCCGATGCATTGGGGAAAACAGCTTGAAAATGATTTAAACCGAACCAATAATCTAACAAACACCGTTGTCGATCCCGTTTCAAAAGAACCCGATTTTAAGTTTACCACTGTTTCGATCAAAAAATACGTAAAACCATTTCAGAAAATTGCGATTGTTGGTGCTGGAGCGGCTTCTTTCCGATTCATTCAAAACTACCGTGAATTCAATACAACAGATGAAATTATAGTTTTCTCAAATGAAGTAAATCCGTTTTACAATCGTGTTTTGCTTCCTGAATATATGACGGGAGAATTTACTTGGGAACAGCTTTTAAAAGTAAAAGACGGTGAAACTTTTAGTAAGCTCAAAATAACTATGAAAGCAGGAGTCGCTATTGATAAAATAGATACTCAAAACAAAATTATAAAAGACAGTTTAGGCGAAACACATACTTTCGATTCTCTGATTTTAGCAACTGGAAGCCGTCCATTTGTACCTGAAAATGCGCAATTACATCTTCCTGGACGATTTACCGTAAGACGAAAAGAAGATGCCGATCGTTTGAAAAAACATCTTGACAGCACTAATCTTCCTCCAGAAGAACAACATGTTGTCATTATTGGGGGCGGATTATTAGGTTTAGAATTGGCCGCTGCTTTAAAACATAAAAAAGTAAAAACAACCATAATTCAAAGAGCTTCGCGTTTAATGGAACGCCAGCTCGACCGAATTTCAAGTAAATTATTGGCGGAAGAAGTACAACTTCGAGATATTCAGATATATTTTGATAACGAAGTCAGTACCGTTTTTGAAACCGATAATCCTAATGAAATTGAAATTGCTTTAAAAAGTGGTAAAATCATTACAGCGAACGCTATTGTTTACACCATTGGAACAATCCCAAATATTGAAATTGCCCGAGAAAGTGGTTTAATCTGCGGACGTGGTGTGAAAGTAAATCAGTATTTACAGACTTCAAATCCTGATATTTTTGCCATTGGCGAAATAGCCGAATTCAATAATAAACTATTCGGAATCACTTCTGCCGCTGAAGAACAGGCAGATATT
This portion of the Flavobacterium panacagri genome encodes:
- a CDS encoding nitrate reductase, producing the protein MQNQKIKTTCSYCGVGCGIIVTKDTKNGVMVEGDKDHPVNKGMLCSKGMNLHYVANDTSDRILYPEMRGSKTYPLERVSWDTALDRVAAVFSSIIKKHGPDSVGFYISGQCLTEEYYLVNKLVKGFLKTNNIDTNSRLCMSSAVVGYKKTFGEDSVPIAYDDIELADTFLITGANPAWCHPILFRRLEKHKEKNPKTKIICIDPRRTDTAAFADLHLQIIPGSDIILYHAIARRIIEKGYIDHDFVKNHAENFKQYKDLVLGTSLEKASKLCGISVNDIKLAADIIGKAKGFMSLWAMGLNQSAVGVDKNTALLNLSLLTGQVGKPGSGPFSLTGQPNAMGGREVGGMATLLAAHKDIANPTHRKEVADFWGVDEISDKPGLTATEMFEALESGKMKAVWIICTNPLVSLPDSRRAEKALQNAKFVVVQDISHNADTAKFADLLLPAAGWLEKEGTMTNSERRISYLPKGINAPGEALPDIEILIRFAKKMNFNGFNFNGAEEIYKEHCALTKGTNIDISFLNYNRLKTEGTFQWPVPDYNHPGTPRLFTDKKFYTSSGKAIFNLPVSVENTSVQPNDEFPFILTTGRIRDQWHTMTKTGKVSRLLTHIPSPVLEINPIDAFKNDIKNGDIVTVSSKNGEVRVKAKVTDAIKEKVLFLPMHWGKQLENDLNRTNNLTNTVVDPVSKEPDFKFTTVSIKKYVKPFQKIAIVGAGAASFRFIQNYREFNTTDEIIVFSNEVNPFYNRVLLPEYMTGEFTWEQLLKVKDGETFSKLKITMKAGVAIDKIDTQNKIIKDSLGETHTFDSLILATGSRPFVPENAQLHLPGRFTVRRKEDADRLKKHLDSTNLPPEEQHVVIIGGGLLGLELAAALKHKKVKTTIIQRASRLMERQLDRISSKLLAEEVQLRDIQIYFDNEVSTVFETDNPNEIEIALKSGKIITANAIVYTIGTIPNIEIARESGLICGRGVKVNQYLQTSNPDIFAIGEIAEFNNKLFGITSAAEEQADILANFLAGDISSYYKGSILMNILKLEDINLCSIGDLTIPENDDSYEEIIFTDLKKRYYKKCIVKDDLLVGAILMGDKNEFAEFKTMIESKIELSDKRNTLLRGSSNAKPVLGKLVCSCSQVGAGNIEETIKSGVTDFTELCKNTGAGLGCGSCKTEVKEILAKCK